A region from the Halobacillus mangrovi genome encodes:
- a CDS encoding glycine betaine uptake BCCT transporter codes for MKKVTSVFWITLAIALFSVIWGAVAPKNLESITGSIQSYISVHFGWYYLLIVTGFVIFCLYMIFSPYGKIKLGKPDDKPDYNYATWFAMLFSAGMGIGLVFWGAAEPIYFYANNAPTAETGTAAALNESMRFVYFHWGVHAWGIYAIVALVLAYFKFRRGAPALISSTLEPLFGDRMKGPWGKVVDVIAVFATIVGVATTLGFGAAQINGGLTYLTPIEDSFGIQLLIIAIVTVLFMISAYTGLSKGIKYLSNTNMFLALALLVIMLIIGPTLFIMNMFTDTIGAYLQNLPSMSFRLAPNSEENRTWINNWTVFYWAWWIAWSPFVGIFIARVSKGRTIREFLSGVLLVPSAVGFLWFSTFGSSAIQVQQDGDANLAELATEQAMFGMFDNYPLALLMSIIAMILIGTFFITSADSATFVLGMQTTNGSLTPPTMVKFAWGIIQSSMAAVLLYSGGLQALQNALISAAFPFSFIMILMVVSLYKALRADKAAIEEGKTTATEKTSA; via the coding sequence ATGAAAAAAGTAACGTCTGTCTTTTGGATCACATTAGCCATCGCCTTATTTTCCGTCATATGGGGTGCGGTAGCGCCGAAGAATTTAGAAAGCATTACAGGTTCAATCCAGTCTTATATTTCCGTTCATTTCGGCTGGTATTACTTATTGATTGTTACTGGATTTGTGATCTTCTGTCTTTATATGATCTTCAGTCCATACGGGAAAATAAAACTAGGTAAACCGGATGACAAGCCTGACTATAATTATGCGACGTGGTTTGCTATGCTATTTAGCGCAGGAATGGGAATTGGACTTGTCTTCTGGGGAGCTGCAGAACCGATTTATTTTTATGCTAACAATGCGCCTACAGCAGAAACAGGGACAGCTGCGGCATTAAATGAATCTATGCGTTTCGTCTATTTCCACTGGGGAGTGCACGCATGGGGAATTTATGCGATTGTTGCTCTGGTTCTTGCTTATTTCAAATTCCGTCGTGGTGCCCCCGCCTTAATAAGTTCAACTCTAGAGCCGCTTTTCGGAGATAGGATGAAAGGACCATGGGGGAAAGTAGTGGACGTGATCGCAGTATTCGCCACAATCGTTGGTGTTGCAACCACCCTCGGATTCGGTGCAGCACAAATCAATGGGGGGTTAACATACTTAACGCCAATTGAGGATTCCTTTGGTATTCAGCTTTTGATCATCGCCATAGTAACGGTTCTATTTATGATTTCGGCTTATACAGGCCTTAGTAAAGGGATCAAATATTTAAGTAATACAAACATGTTTTTAGCACTAGCGTTATTAGTCATTATGCTGATTATTGGTCCTACGCTCTTTATTATGAACATGTTCACGGACACGATCGGAGCCTATTTGCAAAACTTGCCTTCCATGAGTTTTCGTTTAGCACCGAACAGTGAAGAGAATCGTACATGGATCAATAACTGGACGGTCTTCTACTGGGCATGGTGGATTGCCTGGTCACCGTTCGTCGGTATCTTTATCGCTCGTGTTTCAAAAGGGCGTACCATTAGAGAATTTTTATCCGGTGTTCTGCTCGTGCCTTCTGCCGTAGGATTCTTATGGTTTTCTACCTTTGGGTCATCTGCGATTCAAGTGCAGCAAGACGGAGACGCAAACTTGGCTGAGCTGGCAACTGAACAAGCGATGTTTGGAATGTTCGACAACTATCCACTAGCGTTACTCATGTCGATCATTGCCATGATCCTGATTGGGACATTCTTTATTACTTCTGCCGATTCAGCAACGTTTGTATTAGGAATGCAGACGACAAATGGTTCCCTCACCCCGCCTACAATGGTAAAATTCGCTTGGGGTATCATACAGTCATCTATGGCTGCAGTGCTGCTCTATTCAGGAGGGTTACAAGCTCTGCAAAACGCCTTGATATCAGCGGCGTTCCCATTTTCCTTTATCATGATACTGATGGTTGTCTCCTTGTACAAAGCATTGCGAGCAGACAAAGCAGCCATTGAAGAAGGAAAAACGACAGCAACGGAGAAAACTTCAGCCTAA
- the ccmA gene encoding heme ABC exporter ATP-binding protein CcmA, with translation MTIALEIYQLTKNFNQQPIFKDLDFKLNKGEVLSVVGPSGSGKTTLLRVLAGLESPTKGNILMNDHEITNKKANKRNISLVFQQPLLFPHMTVIENIRYGAKLAGNKDDSKIQQLLEAIGMNPYQDFFPGEISGGQQQRVALARAMATDPEVILFDEPFSSLDPNLRSELRFWVRKFLEEHSITSLFVTHDIEEAMIMGDRVGIFHEGIFQQIDQPELLHEYPANAFVANFLGGHIILDKTKHVPLKDVTLSPPEIDVEIMALKGFVQHTTYQNGLVFHHILIKDLNQNIILPKKTPEINHHVTLYVPVASIREFTGGRHE, from the coding sequence ATGACTATCGCTCTGGAAATTTATCAGTTAACAAAAAACTTTAATCAACAGCCCATTTTTAAAGATCTTGATTTCAAATTAAATAAAGGGGAGGTTCTGAGTGTAGTGGGTCCCTCCGGCAGCGGAAAAACTACCCTATTAAGGGTTTTAGCCGGACTCGAATCCCCCACAAAAGGAAACATTCTTATGAATGATCATGAGATAACAAATAAAAAAGCAAACAAACGGAACATCAGCCTCGTCTTTCAGCAGCCTTTGTTATTTCCGCATATGACTGTAATAGAAAACATACGGTATGGGGCAAAACTGGCAGGCAATAAGGATGACTCTAAAATCCAACAGCTGCTTGAAGCTATTGGCATGAATCCCTATCAAGATTTTTTTCCAGGAGAAATTTCAGGGGGGCAGCAACAGCGTGTCGCTTTAGCAAGAGCGATGGCCACAGATCCGGAAGTCATTTTATTCGACGAGCCTTTTAGCAGCTTAGATCCCAATCTGAGAAGTGAATTAAGGTTTTGGGTGAGAAAATTTTTAGAAGAGCATTCCATCACCTCCCTATTCGTCACTCATGATATAGAAGAGGCGATGATTATGGGTGACCGCGTCGGCATCTTTCATGAGGGAATTTTCCAGCAAATCGATCAGCCCGAACTCCTTCATGAATATCCGGCAAATGCTTTTGTCGCTAACTTCCTCGGCGGGCATATCATTCTTGATAAAACAAAGCACGTTCCATTGAAGGATGTTACCCTTAGTCCTCCCGAAATTGATGTGGAGATTATGGCTCTAAAAGGATTTGTGCAGCATACCACCTATCAGAATGGACTTGTATTTCATCATATTTTGATTAAAGATTTGAACCAAAATATTATTCTTCCTAAAAAAACGCCTGAAATCAATCATCATGTCACTTTATATGTACCTGTTGCCAGCATCCGAGAATTCACTGGAGGTAGGCATGAATGA
- a CDS encoding DUF2254 domain-containing protein, with protein MNKEKIRVSVRDSFWFLPALYGVLSILSVSVTSVLDFWIVPQVKESLPKFFLTEKSVAQTLYGSLITSILTMTTISFSTIMVVLTTYTTQFSPRTLQDFMKSRVTQHVLGVYSFGFIFALINLLLLGSDQSGLVTPTLTVIVSIICLAFFIIFIHHSSRFVQVNNLIGQIRKSTSTVIERTFEQKNYNEAVEWDQEEINRLKQSDLNEVKADQSGYLQGIQFKPFIEWAKNQNIIMEANFNIGDYVQKGMPIFYYWHFDKEKEINPEECVQYILIGNERTDIQDIEFSIQKLVEISVKAISPGINDPHTAVNCINRIGSLLAELAAVYQPLKYYSDDEENLRLIMEPRTLQDYLYKSFYQIRIYGYHDISVMNGVLEALYKISVVNDKAVKDEVWRFGKYMMNAIDTDELDDLDQKYYKKQARKLAAACDQPI; from the coding sequence ATGAATAAAGAGAAGATTAGAGTCAGTGTCAGAGACAGTTTCTGGTTCCTACCCGCACTTTATGGCGTGCTGTCCATTCTATCAGTCTCAGTGACCAGTGTTCTTGATTTTTGGATTGTTCCACAGGTGAAAGAAAGTTTACCAAAGTTCTTCCTTACAGAAAAAAGTGTGGCTCAAACGCTGTATGGCTCATTGATCACCTCGATTTTGACGATGACCACGATCAGTTTTTCCACAATCATGGTCGTGTTGACGACGTACACCACACAATTCTCTCCAAGAACTTTACAAGATTTTATGAAAAGCAGAGTTACGCAGCATGTGTTAGGCGTCTATTCCTTCGGCTTCATCTTTGCCTTGATCAACCTGTTGCTGTTAGGGAGTGACCAAAGTGGTTTAGTGACCCCTACTCTTACTGTAATTGTTTCTATTATTTGTCTGGCCTTTTTCATTATTTTCATTCATCATTCTTCCAGGTTTGTACAGGTGAATAATTTGATCGGTCAAATACGAAAAAGTACTTCTACTGTTATTGAAAGAACCTTCGAACAGAAAAACTACAACGAAGCGGTGGAATGGGACCAGGAAGAAATCAATCGTTTAAAACAGTCAGATTTAAACGAAGTGAAAGCCGATCAGTCTGGTTACCTTCAAGGTATTCAATTCAAACCGTTTATCGAGTGGGCTAAAAATCAAAACATCATTATGGAAGCCAACTTCAATATAGGAGATTACGTTCAGAAGGGAATGCCGATCTTTTATTATTGGCATTTTGACAAAGAGAAAGAGATCAATCCGGAAGAATGTGTTCAATATATTTTAATCGGCAATGAACGAACAGATATTCAGGATATCGAATTCTCTATTCAGAAATTGGTAGAAATATCAGTGAAGGCGATCTCTCCAGGCATCAATGACCCTCATACAGCCGTAAATTGTATCAATCGTATTGGGTCATTGCTTGCTGAATTAGCGGCTGTGTATCAGCCTCTGAAATATTATTCTGATGACGAAGAGAACTTACGTTTAATTATGGAACCAAGAACTTTACAAGACTATTTATATAAAAGCTTTTATCAAATCAGAATTTACGGGTATCACGATATTTCCGTCATGAACGGTGTCCTGGAGGCGTTATATAAAATATCTGTTGTAAACGACAAAGCTGTAAAAGACGAGGTATGGAGATTCGGTAAATACATGATGAATGCAATAGATACCGATGAATTGGATGATCTGGACCAAAAGTATTATAAGAAACAGGCCCGAAAATTAGCTGCGGCATGTGATCAGCCTATTTAA
- a CDS encoding thioredoxin family protein yields MESIHTVEVFDQTISNDQPVIIKFQADWCPDCRRMDMFIGDILEEYNQYNWYDVNRDELPEIAEKYEVMGIPSLLIFKNGKKIAHLHSANAKTPEEVQEFLQASL; encoded by the coding sequence ATGGAATCAATTCATACCGTAGAAGTGTTCGACCAGACCATTTCAAATGACCAGCCTGTCATCATTAAATTCCAGGCGGACTGGTGTCCGGATTGCCGACGTATGGACATGTTTATCGGAGATATTTTAGAGGAATATAACCAGTACAATTGGTACGATGTGAACCGCGATGAGCTTCCGGAAATTGCTGAAAAGTATGAGGTTATGGGAATCCCAAGCCTGCTAATTTTCAAGAACGGTAAGAAAATCGCTCACCTTCATAGTGCCAATGCCAAAACTCCTGAAGAAGTTCAAGAGTTTTTACAGGCCAGTCTTTAA
- a CDS encoding ABC transporter permease gives MNSTTNNRMIFYLVAVVLFVGPVLLLILQSFSQTWRFQAGEGLNFQWRSYEVLLSDPKLLEASLSSIGIGAGVLLVNLILGISTGKALALLSFRGKSFVEAILLSPIMIPVLAIAMGLHLFMIRIGLADTLLGVILIHLVPTVPYSIKIFHNAFHQLGKHLFEQPLVLGASPVYQLFTVELPLMKPALRSVTFLTIVISLSQYAITAIIGGGRVITLPMIFFPFLETANASVMAAFSVWFAMIPLSLYLVMEALILLLPYSRMPWRNRR, from the coding sequence ATGAATTCTACTACGAATAATCGAATGATTTTCTACCTTGTCGCTGTCGTTTTGTTTGTAGGACCTGTCCTGCTCCTAATTTTGCAAAGCTTTAGTCAAACATGGCGGTTTCAAGCGGGAGAAGGGTTAAATTTTCAATGGAGGAGCTATGAAGTTCTCTTGTCTGACCCCAAGCTGTTAGAAGCTTCCTTATCGTCAATTGGGATCGGGGCAGGCGTGCTGCTTGTAAATTTAATTTTAGGTATAAGCACAGGAAAAGCACTGGCTCTTCTTTCCTTTCGAGGGAAGTCATTCGTGGAAGCTATCCTTCTTTCTCCTATAATGATTCCTGTATTGGCTATTGCCATGGGCCTTCACCTATTTATGATTCGTATAGGATTAGCGGATACTTTATTAGGTGTCATTCTTATTCATCTTGTCCCTACCGTGCCCTACAGTATTAAAATCTTTCATAATGCTTTTCATCAATTAGGAAAGCATCTATTTGAACAACCTTTAGTATTAGGAGCTTCTCCTGTTTACCAATTGTTCACTGTAGAACTTCCATTGATGAAACCCGCGCTAAGGAGTGTAACGTTTTTAACCATTGTCATCAGCTTAAGCCAGTATGCAATCACAGCCATAATCGGTGGAGGACGGGTGATCACCCTGCCGATGATTTTCTTCCCGTTTCTCGAGACTGCGAATGCTTCAGTGATGGCGGCTTTTTCTGTCTGGTTTGCTATGATTCCGCTCAGCTTATATCTAGTGATGGAGGCATTAATTCTCCTCCTACCCTATTCACGCATGCCATGGAGGAATAGAAGATGA
- a CDS encoding ABC transporter substrate-binding protein, whose translation MNKILGLLIGSFLLVLTACGEDGSEKSLSKLTTISWNEIESEAENTKVRMFMWGGDEGINQYMDEWVASRLEKNFNLTLERVPMETEEILQKLQTEKQAGKKDGTIDMIWINGENFKNAKETGLLAGSFTESLPNFNKYYQTNDPAFQTDFGTEIKGMEAPWGKVQFVFHYDSSKIDSPPASFENLKTWIKENPGKFTYPNAEDFTGNAFLRHILYANAESPSDIYEQPLDKEQIAETADKSWSYLNEIEPDLWRSGEHYPNTLTELDRLYSQGEVWMTMGYNEARAVSLIEQGVFPESTRSFVMEPGSIGNTHFLSIPFNSSNLEGALTAINFMLSPEAQLAKLKPDYWGENTPISIEKLPDHMKKAFRSVERGPSVLSQKKLEESFIPETEAAYVDWMKEQWFNEVVQN comes from the coding sequence ATGAATAAAATCTTAGGCTTATTGATCGGATCTTTCCTTCTTGTTCTAACTGCCTGCGGAGAAGATGGATCCGAAAAAAGCCTTTCAAAGCTCACAACTATATCATGGAATGAGATAGAGTCAGAAGCAGAAAATACGAAAGTACGAATGTTCATGTGGGGCGGTGATGAAGGCATTAATCAATACATGGATGAATGGGTAGCCTCACGTCTTGAAAAAAACTTCAACCTTACCCTTGAACGGGTTCCTATGGAGACAGAAGAAATCCTTCAAAAACTCCAGACAGAAAAACAAGCAGGGAAAAAAGACGGGACGATTGATATGATTTGGATTAACGGAGAGAATTTCAAAAACGCCAAAGAAACTGGGTTGCTGGCAGGCTCATTCACTGAATCGCTTCCAAATTTTAATAAATACTACCAAACCAATGATCCGGCTTTCCAAACCGACTTTGGAACAGAAATAAAAGGAATGGAAGCCCCTTGGGGGAAAGTTCAATTCGTCTTTCACTATGACTCTTCCAAGATTGATTCCCCTCCTGCTTCATTTGAGAACTTAAAGACATGGATTAAAGAAAACCCTGGCAAATTTACTTATCCAAATGCAGAAGATTTTACGGGGAACGCATTTCTTAGACATATCCTATATGCTAATGCTGAATCTCCGTCCGACATCTATGAGCAGCCGCTGGACAAGGAACAAATAGCAGAAACAGCGGACAAATCCTGGAGTTATCTGAATGAGATAGAGCCTGACCTTTGGCGCTCTGGAGAGCATTACCCGAATACATTGACAGAGCTCGATCGTTTATATAGTCAAGGAGAAGTATGGATGACGATGGGATATAACGAAGCTCGTGCAGTGTCCCTAATTGAGCAAGGGGTTTTTCCTGAATCAACACGCTCATTCGTAATGGAGCCAGGTTCTATTGGAAATACCCACTTCCTTTCTATCCCCTTCAATAGTTCAAACCTTGAAGGGGCTTTAACAGCGATCAATTTCATGCTTTCGCCAGAAGCTCAGCTGGCTAAATTAAAACCAGACTATTGGGGAGAAAATACACCGATCAGCATCGAAAAGTTACCCGATCATATGAAAAAAGCATTCCGCTCTGTAGAAAGAGGACCGAGTGTATTGAGTCAGAAAAAACTTGAAGAAAGCTTTATTCCAGAGACGGAAGCTGCGTATGTCGACTGGATGAAAGAACAGTGGTTCAATGAAGTTGTCCAAAACTAA
- a CDS encoding FAD-dependent oxidoreductase: protein MTRRLLLVGAGHAHLEVLRQLKEEPINNVDICLISPSDYQYYSGMFSGFTEGIYTREETRVNIRKLAKETGVHFIKKMAEKILPSHHKLICMDGSVYPFDVISFDIGSKSLPEEFCETVARSIKPNYHFIDHIQEIRQTSQPLIVGGGAAGTELALSIQAYKEKHRLQGQVRLVTSETILPQSPSWVSSKMKTLLLKKGIQVWENERVKEVGDHYIKTDFGNKIRHTGVLWLGGALSDPIFQRSKVEVDNKGFAMVRSTLQFEEYDYIFGAGDCVTLSEYPELPKSGVYAVKQGPILFENLKNYMTDQPLIDYSPQKTALYILSTGRKKGFLIYGPLVNHSHRAWKVKNKIDLEFMEKYK from the coding sequence GTGACAAGGAGGTTATTGCTCGTTGGTGCTGGGCACGCTCACTTGGAAGTACTGCGGCAGTTGAAAGAAGAACCTATAAATAATGTTGATATCTGTTTGATCTCACCTTCTGATTATCAGTACTATTCGGGCATGTTTTCAGGATTTACGGAAGGCATTTATACCAGGGAAGAGACAAGAGTGAACATTCGTAAACTCGCAAAAGAAACAGGTGTTCATTTTATAAAAAAGATGGCTGAAAAAATTCTTCCAAGTCATCATAAGCTGATTTGTATGGATGGATCTGTGTATCCATTCGATGTCATCAGCTTTGATATTGGTTCAAAAAGCCTTCCAGAAGAATTTTGTGAAACAGTGGCACGCAGCATTAAACCCAATTATCACTTTATCGATCACATTCAAGAAATACGTCAGACGAGCCAACCCTTAATTGTGGGCGGAGGAGCGGCCGGAACAGAACTGGCTTTATCGATTCAAGCTTATAAAGAAAAGCATCGTTTGCAAGGACAAGTTCGTCTGGTAACTTCTGAGACTATTCTCCCTCAGTCTCCCTCCTGGGTTTCAAGTAAAATGAAGACCCTTCTTCTTAAAAAAGGAATCCAAGTGTGGGAAAATGAGCGGGTCAAAGAGGTTGGAGATCATTATATTAAAACCGACTTCGGTAACAAGATTAGACATACAGGAGTACTGTGGTTAGGAGGAGCTCTTTCAGATCCGATCTTTCAGCGCTCTAAGGTAGAGGTGGATAACAAGGGATTTGCCATGGTGCGATCCACTCTTCAATTTGAAGAATATGATTATATATTTGGAGCTGGTGACTGCGTAACGTTGAGTGAATATCCTGAGCTTCCAAAGAGCGGAGTGTATGCTGTCAAGCAAGGACCAATTCTTTTCGAAAATTTGAAGAATTATATGACGGATCAACCACTCATTGACTATTCTCCTCAGAAGACGGCCTTGTACATTTTATCAACTGGAAGAAAGAAAGGCTTTCTAATTTACGGTCCTCTCGTTAATCATAGTCATAGAGCATGGAAAGTCAAAAACAAAATTGACCTTGAGTTTATGGAAAAATATAAATAA
- a CDS encoding DUF368 domain-containing protein has protein sequence MWEWRNIYRGMIMGASDVVPGVSGGTIAVVLGIYDRLIAAINGIFSREWKKHLKFLVPLGLGIGISIVLLARLIEWLFEHYPGPTKFFFLGLIIGVIPYLVYKGDVKNQFKGKHYLLLLIGAALVASMVFFQTSEGEQMQNFTFSTYILLFFSGWIASSAMILPGISGSFILLIIGVYSTVVGGISDFRFDIIAVVGLGILFGIIVMSKIVKFFLDNYTSGTFAVIIGLVIGSVFVIFPGVPESGTMMIVSIVTFLSGLLAAWLLGRVEYK, from the coding sequence ATGTGGGAATGGAGAAACATATATCGTGGCATGATCATGGGGGCGAGCGACGTTGTTCCAGGGGTGAGTGGAGGAACGATTGCGGTTGTTCTAGGAATCTATGATCGGTTGATTGCAGCGATCAACGGCATTTTCAGTAGAGAGTGGAAGAAACATTTGAAGTTTCTAGTTCCGCTTGGTCTGGGGATCGGGATATCGATTGTTCTGTTAGCTCGATTAATCGAATGGTTGTTTGAACATTATCCAGGACCGACTAAATTTTTCTTTTTAGGATTGATCATTGGAGTCATTCCTTACTTAGTTTACAAAGGGGATGTGAAGAACCAATTTAAAGGGAAGCACTATCTACTGCTTTTAATTGGTGCAGCCCTAGTAGCCTCGATGGTGTTCTTTCAGACGAGCGAAGGGGAACAGATGCAGAATTTTACGTTCTCTACCTACATTTTGCTTTTCTTTTCAGGATGGATTGCAAGCAGTGCGATGATTCTGCCGGGCATTAGCGGTTCCTTTATTTTGTTAATCATTGGAGTTTACTCTACAGTAGTAGGCGGAATCTCTGATTTCAGATTCGATATCATTGCTGTTGTCGGTTTAGGAATCCTATTCGGAATTATCGTAATGAGTAAAATTGTTAAATTCTTTTTAGATAACTACACATCAGGAACATTTGCCGTCATCATAGGACTGGTCATCGGTTCTGTGTTTGTTATTTTCCCAGGAGTGCCTGAAAGTGGAACAATGATGATCGTAAGTATTGTTACATTCTTAAGCGGACTACTGGCTGCGTGGCTGCTTGGGCGTGTAGAATATAAATAA
- a CDS encoding TVP38/TMEM64 family protein, with product MKLNSVVRALIFLTVFVAIAWFARREFDVSADNIRTYILSFGIYGPLIFMAIYAIGPIVAFPTSVLSLAAAFAYGIWPGMLYIVIGATAAGVTGYMMGRFFGDSVVKFQESKWAEKIYYRMKDKGFHYVFILRLIPIVGFDILSYLAGMTRVKIGPFVGATVLGMLPGTFAYSLVGTSLASGNRTLILIALSVFALLLVMTFLFRNKVRRWLNL from the coding sequence ATGAAGCTCAATAGTGTGGTAAGAGCTCTAATATTCCTCACCGTTTTTGTTGCCATCGCCTGGTTCGCTCGTCGCGAATTTGATGTTTCTGCAGATAACATCAGAACCTATATTCTGTCTTTCGGTATCTATGGTCCGCTCATCTTTATGGCGATTTATGCTATCGGCCCAATTGTAGCCTTTCCTACATCTGTACTATCTCTCGCTGCTGCATTTGCATACGGCATATGGCCAGGGATGCTGTACATTGTTATCGGGGCAACCGCTGCCGGAGTAACAGGGTATATGATGGGAAGGTTCTTTGGAGATTCCGTGGTCAAATTTCAGGAATCCAAATGGGCCGAAAAGATCTATTACAGAATGAAGGATAAAGGATTTCACTATGTTTTCATTCTTCGACTCATCCCTATTGTTGGTTTCGATATCCTCAGCTACCTCGCAGGTATGACAAGGGTGAAAATAGGACCTTTCGTCGGGGCAACCGTCTTAGGCATGCTACCCGGAACATTTGCCTACAGTCTGGTAGGCACAAGCTTAGCAAGTGGAAATCGTACCTTGATCCTTATTGCACTTAGCGTATTTGCTCTATTATTGGTGATGACCTTCTTATTTCGCAACAAGGTACGTCGATGGTTGAATTTATAA
- a CDS encoding class I SAM-dependent methyltransferase — protein sequence MLLYEQFSKPKGFLGKCAGWFMVQENNELNDWTLSFLTIEENDRILEIGFGPAEALKKAAKYNGVELFGIDPSEAMLETALRRLNKASRPKQICLRNGEASDLRKFHQPLDKIYAINNVTFWEDPVKTLTHLRSLLRERGKIALTIQPHEEGAGDDTTDVLGGQLKTLLHKAGFQNIEIFIKPSNPNNAVCAVAMN from the coding sequence ATGTTGTTGTACGAACAATTTTCAAAACCTAAAGGCTTTCTTGGAAAGTGTGCCGGATGGTTTATGGTGCAGGAGAACAATGAACTGAACGATTGGACGTTATCCTTTCTCACAATAGAAGAGAATGATCGTATACTTGAGATCGGATTTGGTCCAGCGGAAGCGTTAAAAAAAGCGGCTAAATATAATGGAGTGGAGCTGTTTGGAATCGATCCTTCTGAAGCTATGCTTGAAACAGCTTTAAGAAGATTGAATAAAGCGTCCAGACCGAAGCAGATTTGCCTTAGAAATGGGGAAGCAAGTGATTTAAGGAAATTTCATCAGCCCCTGGACAAAATTTATGCGATTAATAATGTCACCTTCTGGGAGGATCCTGTAAAAACTCTTACTCATTTACGTTCTTTGTTAAGGGAAAGAGGAAAGATCGCTTTAACGATCCAACCTCACGAGGAAGGAGCAGGTGACGATACAACAGATGTGCTCGGAGGTCAGCTGAAAACACTCCTTCACAAGGCCGGCTTTCAAAATATCGAAATATTTATTAAGCCTTCAAATCCGAATAATGCGGTTTGTGCCGTAGCGATGAATTAA
- a CDS encoding ABC transporter permease has product MKLSKTKPYLLFLPTVLFLLLPFYGLFAAVYQSVQKNGSFTLEHYQSLLESDRFLTSVIFSFKNAFIATLLSLMIGLILTRFFYTYLERYTPRLIVWLPMLFPHFVWGYMVILLLSESGVISQILQTSGWLNDSRSFPVWTRDPFGIGIILTYVWKEVPFVILMLLPVYASIKPEYYDLVRTLGGGLWRTFTSVEWPFILPVLIETFLIVFSFTVSAYEVPALLGTTFPEMVSVLSYEWFYGSSWEKRPLAFAAMITLSLSILLMAWAGYAWMNKKRWKALRGRFR; this is encoded by the coding sequence ATGAAGTTGTCCAAAACTAAGCCGTATCTGCTGTTTCTGCCAACCGTTCTGTTTTTACTCCTCCCCTTTTACGGATTATTTGCAGCAGTTTATCAAAGCGTTCAAAAAAATGGCTCCTTTACATTAGAACATTATCAGAGTCTACTTGAATCCGATCGTTTTTTAACCTCAGTGATTTTCAGTTTTAAAAATGCTTTCATTGCTACATTGCTCTCTTTAATGATCGGGCTAATATTGACACGATTTTTTTACACGTATTTAGAGAGATATACACCCCGCTTGATTGTCTGGCTGCCCATGCTCTTTCCTCACTTTGTTTGGGGGTACATGGTGATTCTCTTATTATCGGAATCAGGTGTAATCTCTCAGATTCTACAGACTAGTGGATGGCTGAATGATAGTCGTTCCTTTCCTGTCTGGACACGTGATCCTTTTGGAATAGGAATCATCCTTACGTATGTATGGAAAGAGGTACCCTTCGTTATTCTCATGCTTCTGCCCGTCTATGCATCAATCAAGCCTGAATATTACGATTTGGTCCGTACACTCGGGGGAGGATTATGGAGAACATTTACGTCTGTTGAATGGCCATTTATCCTGCCGGTCTTGATCGAAACTTTCTTAATTGTATTTTCTTTCACCGTCTCAGCTTATGAAGTCCCCGCCTTACTAGGAACGACATTCCCTGAGATGGTATCTGTCTTAAGTTATGAATGGTTTTACGGCAGCAGCTGGGAAAAGCGGCCGTTAGCATTTGCTGCTATGATCACTCTTAGCTTATCGATTCTCTTAATGGCATGGGCAGGGTACGCTTGGATGAATAAGAAGCGATGGAAGGCATTGAGGGGAAGATTCAGATGA